One stretch of Niallia sp. XMNu-256 DNA includes these proteins:
- a CDS encoding acyl-CoA dehydrogenase family protein, giving the protein MVSGSDSLVKGGSFLINDISCEQVVTPEDFTDEQKMIAKTTEEFVIHKVLPHVERLENHDFDLSVKLLKEAGELGLLSADVQEEYGGLELDKISSALITEKMARAGGFSLSYGAHVGIGSLPIVLFGNENQRQKYLPQLATGEKIAAYALTEPSSGSDALAAKTTAKLNQEETHYILNGEKQWITNSAFADVFIVYAKIDGEHFSAFIVEREFPGVSTGPEEKKMGIKSSSTRTLILQDALIPKDNLLGEIGKGHVIAFNILNIGRYKLGVGAVGASKRALDVTIQYTNQRQQFKTPVSEFPLSKEKLATMAAFVYAAESSVYRTVGLYEDRLGRLSRQELKDGHSIAKAISEYAIECSLNKVFATEALDYIADEGVQLHGGYGFMSEYEIERIYRDSRINRIFEGTNEINRLLVPATFLRKALKGELPLLEKAQKLQSELMMLVPETPGDEPLAQEKYLVKNGKKISLLILGLAAQKYGKALESEQEILVNIADIISNVYAMESVVLRTEKAIGRVGAEKTKQKLLYTQIFCQEAFQRIEQDAKETLIGVEQGDSLRMMLSALRKFTRFNPRNIITLKRDAARGLIDSERYIN; this is encoded by the coding sequence GTGGTTAGTGGGTCTGATTCATTGGTTAAAGGTGGCAGTTTTTTAATCAATGATATATCTTGTGAGCAAGTGGTGACACCAGAGGATTTTACTGATGAACAGAAAATGATTGCGAAAACAACGGAAGAGTTTGTTATTCATAAGGTCTTACCACATGTAGAACGATTAGAGAACCATGACTTTGATCTATCAGTTAAACTTCTAAAAGAAGCAGGCGAATTAGGTTTACTAAGTGCAGATGTTCAGGAGGAATATGGCGGTCTGGAACTAGACAAAATTAGTTCAGCTCTTATAACAGAAAAAATGGCTAGAGCAGGTGGATTTTCACTTTCCTATGGTGCCCATGTAGGGATTGGATCGTTGCCTATCGTGCTTTTCGGAAATGAAAACCAAAGGCAAAAGTATTTGCCCCAATTGGCTACAGGTGAAAAAATTGCGGCTTACGCACTAACAGAGCCGAGTTCAGGTTCTGATGCGCTTGCAGCGAAAACAACCGCTAAACTTAATCAAGAAGAAACACACTATATTTTAAATGGCGAAAAGCAATGGATTACTAACTCGGCTTTTGCCGATGTTTTTATCGTGTATGCGAAAATTGATGGTGAACATTTTTCTGCTTTTATTGTTGAACGAGAATTCCCTGGTGTATCGACTGGGCCAGAAGAAAAGAAAATGGGCATCAAAAGTTCATCAACGAGGACGTTAATTTTACAAGATGCCCTCATCCCAAAGGATAATCTACTCGGGGAAATTGGGAAAGGTCATGTCATTGCTTTTAACATATTGAATATAGGCCGTTATAAATTGGGGGTTGGAGCAGTTGGGGCCTCCAAACGAGCTCTAGATGTAACCATTCAATATACAAACCAGCGTCAGCAGTTTAAGACGCCGGTTTCAGAGTTCCCATTATCAAAGGAAAAGCTTGCAACAATGGCAGCATTTGTTTACGCTGCAGAAAGTTCAGTGTATCGAACAGTTGGACTTTATGAAGATCGATTGGGTAGACTGTCCCGACAAGAATTAAAAGATGGCCATTCAATTGCTAAAGCAATTTCTGAGTACGCCATTGAATGCTCCCTAAATAAAGTTTTTGCAACAGAAGCACTTGATTATATTGCTGATGAAGGTGTTCAGCTCCATGGCGGTTATGGGTTTATGTCCGAATATGAAATTGAGAGAATTTACCGGGACTCACGAATTAATCGGATTTTTGAAGGAACAAATGAAATAAACCGCTTATTAGTACCGGCTACCTTTTTGCGAAAAGCGCTAAAAGGGGAGTTGCCATTACTTGAAAAAGCGCAAAAGCTCCAAAGCGAACTAATGATGCTCGTTCCAGAAACACCAGGAGATGAGCCATTGGCCCAAGAAAAATATTTAGTCAAAAATGGCAAAAAGATAAGTCTTTTAATATTAGGGCTGGCCGCTCAGAAATATGGGAAAGCATTAGAGAGCGAGCAAGAGATTCTCGTTAATATTGCCGATATCATTTCAAATGTTTATGCGATGGAATCCGTTGTATTACGAACCGAAAAAGCGATTGGAAGAGTTGGAGCTGAAAAAACGAAGCAAAAGTTATTATATACCCAAATCTTCTGTCAAGAAGCATTTCAAAGAATTGAACAGGATGCTAAAGAAACATTGATTGGGGTTGAGCAAGGAGATTCATTAAGAATGATGCTTTCTGCTCTTCGAAAGTTTACTAGGTTTAATCCAAGAAATATCATCACATTAAAAAGAGATGCGGCAAGAGGATTAATTGATTCTGAACGCTATATAAACTAA
- the gcvH gene encoding glycine cleavage system protein GcvH: protein MNTPKELRYSKDHEWIKVEGNKVRVGITDFAQSELGDIVFVELPEVDDEITADESFGSVESVKTVSELYAPISGKVVAVNENLDDDPQFVNESPYENGWIIEVEVTDTAQLEQLMTAEQYEEMVSK from the coding sequence ATGAATACACCAAAAGAATTACGTTATTCTAAAGATCATGAGTGGATAAAAGTAGAAGGAAATAAAGTACGAGTGGGCATTACTGATTTTGCTCAATCTGAACTTGGTGATATCGTATTTGTTGAGTTGCCAGAGGTTGACGATGAAATTACTGCAGATGAATCATTTGGAAGTGTTGAATCAGTAAAAACAGTTTCCGAATTATATGCACCAATCAGTGGTAAAGTTGTTGCGGTTAATGAAAACCTTGATGATGATCCACAATTTGTGAATGAGTCACCATATGAGAATGGTTGGATTATTGAAGTGGAAGTAACTGATACTGCACAACTTGAACAGTTAATGACCGCTGAACAATATGAAGAAATGGTGAGCAAATAA
- a CDS encoding YuzL family protein, translated as MAKGKKNPSKAGVSAASVKGNAGPTVEEDGGGKVNSQNNQYKK; from the coding sequence GTGGCAAAGGGCAAAAAGAATCCTTCAAAGGCTGGGGTTAGTGCGGCAAGCGTTAAAGGGAACGCTGGTCCAACCGTTGAAGAAGATGGCGGTGGAAAAGTAAACAGTCAAAACAATCAATATAAAAAATAA
- a CDS encoding acetyl-CoA C-acetyltransferase: MKEAVIVSGARTPVGKAKKGTLKDVRPDDLGALVVKEAIKRAGNYDGNIDDLIIGCAMPEAEQGMNMARNIGALAGLPYAVPAITINRYCSSGLQTIAYGAEKIMLGAADTIIAGGAESMSLVPMMGHVVRPNLKLAEHAPQYYMSMGHTAEEVAKKFEISREEQDDFAVLSHQKAAVAINKGIFNEEIVPVDVKNTFVDHNHQQVEKITKFSKDEGVRPDASRESLASLKPAFSVKGTVTAGNASQMSDGAAAVMIMEKEKARSLGLKPLAKFRSFAVSGVPPEIMGIGPVAAVPRALELARLQLSDIGLIELNEAFASQALAVIKELQLDEERVNVNGGAIALGHPLGCTGTKLTLSLIHEMHRRQIQFGIVTMCIGGGMGAAGIFELI, translated from the coding sequence ATGAAAGAAGCCGTCATTGTTTCGGGGGCACGAACTCCAGTTGGCAAAGCCAAAAAAGGAACCTTGAAGGATGTAAGACCGGATGATTTAGGGGCACTTGTTGTAAAGGAAGCCATTAAGCGGGCTGGAAATTATGATGGAAATATCGACGATTTAATCATCGGTTGTGCAATGCCAGAAGCGGAACAAGGGATGAATATGGCCCGCAACATTGGAGCTCTAGCAGGGCTTCCCTATGCGGTTCCGGCAATAACGATCAATCGCTATTGTTCTTCAGGACTTCAAACGATTGCCTATGGGGCAGAAAAAATTATGTTGGGTGCTGCCGATACGATTATTGCTGGTGGTGCTGAATCAATGAGCCTTGTCCCTATGATGGGTCATGTTGTGCGTCCTAATCTTAAGTTGGCGGAACATGCTCCTCAATATTATATGAGTATGGGTCATACTGCTGAGGAAGTGGCTAAAAAATTTGAGATATCAAGAGAAGAACAGGATGACTTTGCGGTGTTAAGTCATCAAAAAGCAGCTGTTGCAATAAATAAAGGAATTTTTAATGAGGAAATCGTACCGGTTGATGTAAAAAATACATTTGTAGATCATAACCATCAGCAAGTCGAAAAGATTACTAAATTTAGTAAAGATGAAGGAGTACGGCCAGATGCAAGTAGGGAAAGTTTAGCTTCATTAAAACCTGCATTTTCAGTAAAAGGAACGGTAACTGCGGGAAATGCCTCGCAGATGAGTGACGGAGCTGCAGCTGTGATGATAATGGAAAAGGAAAAGGCTAGGTCCCTTGGTTTAAAACCATTGGCAAAGTTCAGGTCGTTTGCAGTAAGTGGAGTCCCTCCTGAAATTATGGGGATTGGTCCAGTTGCAGCGGTCCCCAGGGCACTAGAGTTAGCCCGTTTGCAATTATCGGATATTGGTTTGATTGAATTAAATGAGGCTTTTGCCTCGCAGGCTTTAGCTGTTATAAAAGAGCTTCAATTAGATGAAGAAAGAGTAAATGTAAATGGAGGGGCGATCGCGCTAGGTCATCCACTTGGTTGTACAGGAACTAAATTAACGTTATCCCTTATCCATGAGATGCATCGTCGTCAAATTCAATTTGGAATCGTGACGATGTGTATTGGAGGTGGAATGGGAGCGGCTGGTATTTTCGAGCTAATTTAA
- a CDS encoding thioredoxin family protein, giving the protein MNEWNQKRIESLIREEGTGCVYLYTPFCGTCQVASKMLSVVEEMLPQLTIGKINLNYEQSLAQEWQIESVPCLVFINKGKVETKIYTFQSVPYLIETIKTTLRL; this is encoded by the coding sequence ATGAATGAATGGAATCAGAAGAGAATAGAAAGTCTCATAAGGGAAGAAGGAACAGGGTGTGTTTATTTGTATACCCCTTTCTGTGGTACATGCCAAGTTGCTAGTAAAATGTTGTCAGTCGTTGAAGAAATGCTGCCACAGTTAACAATCGGGAAAATCAATTTAAATTATGAGCAGAGTTTAGCGCAGGAATGGCAGATTGAGAGTGTACCATGTCTAGTATTTATAAATAAAGGGAAGGTGGAAACTAAAATATACACCTTTCAATCGGTTCCTTATTTAATTGAAACAATAAAAACAACGTTGAGGCTATAA
- a CDS encoding 3-hydroxyacyl-CoA dehydrogenase NAD-binding domain-containing protein, with protein MIQPIRKAAVLGSGVMGSGIAAHLANVGIQTLLLDIAPTNLTDAEIEKGLTLQDKTVRNRFSESALQKLLKQKPAPLTTPKNLTLIQAGNLVDDISKLKEVDWIIEVVVENLEVKKQVLEKVDQYRKEGSIVSSNTSGISIEAMAADRSNDFQKHFLGTHFFNPPRYLKLLEVIPTKRTDLEVIEYMKRFAEDVLGKGVVIAKDTPNFIANRIGTYGLLVAANEMQAAGVSVGEIDSVTGPLIGRPKSATFRTLDVVGLDTFAFVAENVARKTKGKEKQVFDIPPFMKKMIENGWLGSKSKQGFYLKKGNEILEIDPRTLTYQPRKKLRSSSIDMVKSEKNLSKKIKLLIYANDHAGKLLWNLLTPVLVYSAQLLGEISDDIVSIDRAMKWGFGWQQGPFEIWDAIGLEESLQKLEESNVEIPAWLKEMLTSGFRTFYKEENGQHYYYHQGEYVWLKENPKILNLAKIKSQKGTIKKNSGASLIDIGDGVALLEFHSTNNAIGLDILQMISRSVDEVEKNFKGLVIGNQGKNFCVGANLFMMLMEAEDGETYELDFIIRTFQETMMKIKYSSKPVVVAPFGMTVGGGAEVCLPAAHIQASIETYMGLVETGVGLIPGGGGNKELYIRHLKAIPIGYETDLQKVANKVFELIALAKVSTSGVEAQENHYLYLSDAVSVNPDHLLYDAKQAVLRLYQKGYHPPTRELIPVVGETGYATLLLAAKSMKDSGYISDYDYTIAKKLAFVIAGGSLPFGTKVDEQYLLNLEREAFLSLVTEPKTLERMRHMLLKGKPLRN; from the coding sequence TTGATCCAACCTATCCGAAAGGCAGCCGTTCTAGGCTCGGGTGTTATGGGGTCAGGAATTGCAGCGCATTTAGCAAATGTAGGAATTCAAACTTTACTTCTAGATATCGCTCCAACAAATTTGACAGACGCAGAAATTGAAAAAGGTCTGACCCTCCAGGATAAAACCGTTCGAAATCGTTTTAGTGAATCAGCCCTCCAAAAGTTGCTAAAGCAGAAACCCGCACCATTAACAACTCCAAAAAATCTCACTCTCATCCAAGCAGGGAATTTAGTTGATGATATTTCAAAATTAAAAGAGGTTGATTGGATTATTGAAGTAGTAGTTGAAAATTTAGAGGTAAAAAAACAAGTACTAGAAAAAGTCGATCAATATCGTAAAGAAGGTAGTATCGTTAGTTCAAATACATCGGGAATATCTATTGAGGCCATGGCAGCCGATCGCTCCAATGATTTTCAAAAACATTTTCTAGGAACTCATTTTTTTAATCCCCCTCGATATTTAAAATTACTTGAAGTCATTCCAACAAAAAGAACAGACCTAGAAGTGATCGAATACATGAAGAGATTTGCAGAGGATGTGCTAGGAAAAGGGGTAGTCATTGCGAAAGATACTCCTAACTTTATTGCAAATAGAATTGGAACATATGGACTTCTTGTAGCGGCTAACGAAATGCAAGCAGCTGGCGTAAGCGTTGGTGAAATCGACTCTGTGACAGGTCCTTTAATTGGACGACCAAAAAGTGCCACCTTTAGAACTTTAGATGTTGTGGGCCTTGATACATTTGCGTTTGTTGCTGAAAATGTTGCCAGAAAAACAAAAGGTAAAGAGAAACAGGTCTTTGATATTCCACCTTTTATGAAAAAAATGATTGAAAATGGTTGGTTAGGTAGTAAGTCAAAACAAGGATTTTACTTAAAAAAGGGCAATGAAATCCTTGAAATAGATCCTCGAACCTTAACTTATCAACCGAGAAAAAAGTTAAGATCTTCCTCTATCGACATGGTGAAAAGTGAAAAAAACCTCTCAAAAAAAATAAAATTGCTCATATATGCTAATGATCATGCAGGAAAGTTGTTATGGAATCTACTAACGCCTGTTTTAGTATATTCAGCGCAATTACTAGGTGAAATTTCTGACGATATTGTTTCGATTGACAGGGCAATGAAGTGGGGGTTTGGTTGGCAGCAAGGCCCCTTTGAAATATGGGATGCAATCGGGCTGGAAGAATCTTTGCAAAAGCTGGAAGAGTCAAATGTAGAAATTCCAGCGTGGTTAAAAGAAATGCTGACTTCTGGTTTTCGCACTTTTTATAAAGAAGAAAATGGCCAGCACTATTACTACCATCAAGGAGAGTATGTATGGCTTAAGGAAAACCCTAAAATTCTTAACTTAGCAAAAATCAAGTCACAAAAAGGCACAATTAAAAAAAATAGTGGTGCAAGTTTAATTGATATTGGGGATGGAGTAGCTTTATTGGAATTCCACTCGACCAACAACGCAATTGGATTAGATATTTTACAAATGATTAGTAGGTCTGTTGATGAAGTTGAGAAGAATTTTAAGGGGCTTGTCATTGGCAATCAAGGAAAAAACTTTTGTGTTGGAGCGAACCTCTTCATGATGCTGATGGAAGCTGAAGATGGAGAAACTTATGAACTGGATTTCATCATTCGAACGTTCCAAGAGACGATGATGAAAATAAAATATAGCTCTAAACCAGTAGTGGTTGCACCGTTTGGTATGACGGTTGGTGGAGGGGCAGAAGTCTGTTTGCCTGCCGCCCATATTCAAGCATCGATCGAAACATATATGGGTTTAGTTGAAACGGGTGTTGGATTGATTCCAGGTGGAGGAGGAAATAAAGAGCTCTATATTCGTCATTTAAAAGCGATACCTATTGGCTATGAAACCGATCTGCAAAAGGTAGCCAATAAGGTGTTCGAGCTTATTGCTCTTGCAAAGGTTTCCACTTCCGGTGTGGAAGCGCAGGAAAATCATTACCTTTACTTGTCTGATGCTGTTAGTGTAAACCCAGATCATTTACTTTACGATGCGAAACAGGCTGTACTAAGACTCTATCAAAAAGGCTATCATCCTCCAACGAGAGAACTGATTCCTGTTGTAGGGGAAACCGGTTATGCAACCCTTTTGCTTGCCGCAAAATCAATGAAGGATTCGGGTTATATTTCAGATTATGATTATACAATTGCTAAAAAGCTTGCATTTGTGATAGCGGGGGGATCTCTACCGTTTGGAACGAAGGTAGATGAACAATACTTGTTAAATTTAGAAAGAGAGGCGTTTTTAAGTTTAGTTACCGAACCAAAAACACTTGAACGGATGAGACATATGCTTTTAAAAGGAAAGCCGCTGCGTAATTAA
- a CDS encoding arsenate reductase family protein, which produces MALKFYWYPKCGTCRKAKKWLDEHEMPYEEIHIVETPPTRNELEAMYKASGLEIKKFFNTSGQKYREMGLKDRVKEATEDELLDILSSDGMLIKRPIVTNGEKVTVGFKEEDFTNTWR; this is translated from the coding sequence TTGGCACTTAAGTTTTATTGGTATCCTAAATGTGGTACATGTCGTAAAGCAAAAAAGTGGCTTGATGAGCATGAAATGCCCTATGAAGAAATACATATTGTTGAAACACCTCCAACACGTAATGAATTGGAGGCAATGTACAAAGCGAGCGGTTTAGAAATTAAGAAGTTTTTTAATACCAGTGGTCAAAAATATCGTGAAATGGGATTAAAAGACCGGGTAAAGGAAGCAACAGAAGATGAACTGCTCGACATTCTCTCTTCCGATGGAATGTTAATCAAGCGACCAATTGTTACAAATGGTGAAAAGGTCACCGTTGGATTTAAGGAAGAAGATTTTACAAATACTTGGCGTTAA
- a CDS encoding toprim domain-containing protein codes for MRNLNSEKIIIVEGISDRNKIQKIIKEPVEIICTNGTISSATLDEWGEVLFDCDLYILVDSDLSGEKLRQRLKREFPNAVHLYIDKMYREVASAPHFHLATILLTANIDVHSEYLDRGKSYE; via the coding sequence ATGAGAAATTTAAATTCTGAAAAGATCATCATTGTAGAGGGGATTTCGGATCGTAATAAAATACAGAAGATCATTAAAGAGCCGGTAGAGATCATATGTACAAATGGAACGATTTCGTCTGCCACATTAGATGAATGGGGAGAAGTGTTGTTTGATTGTGATCTATATATATTAGTTGATTCGGATCTATCGGGAGAAAAATTACGACAGCGATTAAAAAGAGAGTTTCCAAATGCTGTTCATCTATATATTGATAAAATGTATCGTGAAGTTGCCAGTGCTCCCCATTTTCACTTAGCAACTATTTTGCTAACAGCTAATATTGATGTTCATAGTGAATATTTAGATCGAGGGAAGAGTTATGAATGA
- a CDS encoding spore coat protein encodes MNQSQTIANPKTQQLNKTPQMNDRDLLNDLLTTEKYMTNGYDTFLNEASHEALYQDLLQIYTETQNQQRHLYNLMFQKGWYKLEPEDQQTLQQKHKQFYNYTTTQFPYGGQNIQ; translated from the coding sequence ATCAACCAAAGTCAAACAATCGCAAATCCAAAAACACAACAATTGAATAAAACACCACAAATGAATGACCGTGATTTATTAAATGATTTATTAACAACTGAAAAATATATGACAAATGGATATGATACTTTTTTAAATGAAGCAAGCCATGAGGCATTATATCAAGACCTATTACAAATCTATACTGAAACTCAAAATCAGCAAAGACATCTCTATAATCTCATGTTCCAAAAAGGCTGGTACAAGTTAGAACCAGAAGATCAACAAACACTACAACAAAAACATAAACAATTCTACAACTATACAACGACTCAATTCCCATATGGTGGACAAAATATCCAATAG